Part of the Bacillus cereus group sp. RP43 genome is shown below.
GTATGAAGATATGTGTACAAAGATAGAGGTATTAATATCGCTACAATAATTTATAAAATGTCTTGATAATATGGTAAAGTGGCAACAGTTTGCTAGTATGCCAGAACAGTTCGCCTGTATTAAAGAAATGATACAGGAGCAAACGAAAGTCTCACGTCCAATCTTAACGCAAGATGCAAAAGAACGGATTGAAAGTAAGCTGTTATGTTCATTTTTAGGTGAGGAAGAGGT
Proteins encoded:
- a CDS encoding YolD-like family protein; translation: MVKWQQFASMPEQFACIKEMIQEQTKVSRPILTQDAKERIESKLLCSFLGEEEVLLTYYKDGYLYKNYITAVDINPLHEMIICTDAFRNKRMFNFGDVIEVN